Below is a genomic region from Brassica rapa cultivar Chiifu-401-42 chromosome A08, CAAS_Brap_v3.01, whole genome shotgun sequence.
TCTTTGCTCCCTGTTTCCTCCACCTTGTCTGAACACACACAGATCAAGAAAGATTCAAGAATGAACTAGCATAATAGCTTGCAGAGTAAAGATGATGACAGACCTTCTACTTTCTTCATCACGCATCCTCGCATCAAGCTCTTTGCTGGGAGGATATTTAGGTAAGCTTGAAGGATCACACGGAAGAGGTCTAGTGGAAAAGAACTGAACAAAAGCATTGACCAGGAGTTATGTAATAGAAGCATAAGAACAAAGAGTTTGAGGGATGCCAATTACCTCACTGTGGAGGGCTGAAGTGGCGGTTCCACGGTCGTCGGGATTGACTGAAAGAAGAGTCTCAAGAAGGGCTAAAGCTGGCTGAGGAAACTCCTTgaatgtttcatcaacaacGCGTTTATAAGGCTGTGTAGGCTTGAAAATGGTTGCATGAGGCAACCTTGATTTAACCCAATACTCCTCGGAAGGTGAGCCACATAACTTAAAAATCTTGTGCAACTGTTCAACCTGTAAAACACCATAACCATTACCAAGATTCATTTCAAAAAGAATCAAACTAGACTCACCATATAAGAGAAAATTAGAAATCGCTAGGCGGCGGTTAGGCGCTTTATAGAGAACTATTGTTTAGAACTACGTCTTCactgatttaaaaaatatatatttagaaaaatcaTTTCATTTAGACCGATTTCTAGAACACTGGAGATTCAGACAAGAACCGATATTTAGAACCCGACTATTGTTTTAGACCGATTTTTTGAACATCTAGACCGAtttctttaaagaaaaaatcgatatagaaaaatcattttgttAAATCGGATTTGCTGCCTAAACCAATTTTTTAGAGGAAACACTTAAAAGATTCAGACAAAAAACTGCAAAACTACCTCGGTTCTACCAGGCATGATAGGCTTGCCTGCATACAGCTCAGCAAGAATGCAACCAGTACTCCACAAATCAACAGCTGCTCCATACCGAGTAGCTCCGAGCAAAAGCTCAGGCGGGCGGTACCAAAGAGTCACAACACGGCTAGTCAAAGGCTGTGTCTGCCGAGGATCAAAGAAGCTAGCCAAGCCAAAGTCAGCAATCTTCAAAACTCCACTGTTATCTATCAGAAGGTTCGATCCTTTTATATCCCTGTGAAGCACGCCGCGGCTGTGACAATGGTCTAGTCCACTTAACAGTTGCTGCAGGTAGCATTTCACCTGCGGTTCGGAAAATTTAACTGTGGGATGCGAGGCTAGTCCGGCTAGATCATGTTCCATGTACTCGAAGACTAGGTATAAGCTGCAGGACATTCTTGATGTCACTAAGCCTTCTAGCTTTATGATGTTGGGATGATCAAGACGGCGCAGTATCTGGATCTCTCTTGCCATGAAACGAACACTTTCAGGCTCTAAGTTATCAAACCTTACTTTCTTCAATGCCACAATCTTCTTCTGATTCAGGTCTCTAGCTCTATACACATTACTATAAGTACCCTGACCTATCTGCAAAAGCCAAGTCAAAACCATTACATCAGAGATATGTTTCTATATTTGGAAACATGTCAATAGAAGAAAGAAGATTACTTTGTCCAGCTTCTCGAAGGAATCAGCACGGCGCGGAACCCATCCTTTGATGGCTTCTCCAGCTACAGAAGCCAACCATGGAGGCCAGCCTGCAGCTACATACTCTCCTTCAGCTGCTTTTGCTATTGGAAAGTGTGGAGTTGCAACATTCTCTAACTTCTTCTCTCTTCTACTACTGTTACTCAACACTGGTCTTACTACACTAACAACATCAGACCGTTCCTTTGTCCTAACAGACTCCTCCCTTCTAGAAGAACCAACTGGTCTTGTAACTCTATACTCAGAAGAGGGTTTGCTTGAAAGTCTCTCCTTTGGACTGTCTTCTATAGCAGAAGGCTTACACCAAACACAACCCATCTCtcaattttaaatcaaaaattGAATACTATAACCAAAAGTTGCCTCCTTTAAAGATTCATCACTCCTAAAGGAACCCTAGAACTATAAGAACACTGCAacccagaaagaaagaaatgatTTTTCTTCCTCAATTTGCAACATGTGCCCAGATCAAGAAGAGGGTTTCAGGCATTTATCATTAGAGTGGAGAACATAGAGCCCAGGAATCTCAAGACCCAAGAACTTGTCTGCATAAAGCAACTACCTTTATCAAGAgattgtagagagagagagagagaaaggactcatgtaaagttgaaaactttataaacaaggagagagagaaaTCAAAAGGGTTTAAGCTGGTTGATTGAGAGAGGAATGGATCTAGGGAGGCGGAGAGATTTCTTAGAGACAGCATGTGTGTTGAAGCAGAAGGTGAATTCAgagaaacttttaaaataaataaaattaataattcgGTAAAGattttcactttatatttattagtGGGTGCAGTTAATAGTAAAGTAAAAATATCACTATAAAGTCTACAAGATGCTGAAAAcagtaaatatgaaaatatgtcATAAACTATACAAAAATAGTTTGGAAATCGAAGCTGGACATGCGAAAGACATTCTTGATCCGTCAAAAACACACGCTCTTAGACACTTAAATAATCATAATcagaaaattaatcaaattttcttctgataattaaacaaaaatttaccTTTTTTTCTTACGGAACTGTATATTTAATAGATGAACTAGATTTTGAGCCGCGCTTTAAAACGCTGGTTTTGTTTCTTATTAAAAtctaactaaaaatatatacagaCTGACAATGCATTAATACTGGTTCGGATCCAAGCGCCAGGTAAAGTACTTATTAagtatatttttagatatgcaGATCTCTGTTCGAGTCTAGATTTTGCTCGAGACCCAATCGGGTAACCAAAGTACATGAAATGTTTTGTATATTagatatatttggatatttcggatATGTTTTTGTacttcaaataattttttaagttCTGAATTTTGGATTTCACTTATATTTTCAGGCTTCaggtaaaatttcaaaatttaaaatatatttgggtATTTATATGAAGTTTTAGGTTTTTCGGGTCAAATTCTAGTCATTTTgagtatttaaatatttttgggtatttttttgtgtttcatatatttttaaaaaaattggatactTTGAATCTTTTTCAGAttctaaatatctgaattaatcCGGATCCATTAGATATCCAAAACTTACATGTAGTTTACATGTATCTTAATTATTGATCAAAATCCGAAAGGAACCGACACGGACCCAaacaaaaacagtttcaaaTACCAACTTAGGTGTAAATGTCTAGGATCTGAAAGACCTATGATCAAAAGAAACCGATTCGCACACCTAACCCGAAAACCGAATGCCTAAACCTACTCTCTCTTCTTATATTTTGTGTGCATTTTATGTTTGGTTAGATTTAAGATTTTTTGACAGTGTTTTGCCTaaattaatagtatatatttataagatttttaatagtatctaaacttatattaaataacaatttttagtataaatataa
It encodes:
- the LOC103832698 gene encoding probable serine/threonine-protein kinase At1g54610, whose product is MGCVWCKPSAIEDSPKERLSSKPSSEYRVTRPVGSSRREESVRTKERSDVVSVVRPVLSNSSRREKKLENVATPHFPIAKAAEGEYVAAGWPPWLASVAGEAIKGWVPRRADSFEKLDKIGQGTYSNVYRARDLNQKKIVALKKVRFDNLEPESVRFMAREIQILRRLDHPNIIKLEGLVTSRMSCSLYLVFEYMEHDLAGLASHPTVKFSEPQVKCYLQQLLSGLDHCHSRGVLHRDIKGSNLLIDNSGVLKIADFGLASFFDPRQTQPLTSRVVTLWYRPPELLLGATRYGAAVDLWSTGCILAELYAGKPIMPGRTEVEQLHKIFKLCGSPSEEYWVKSRLPHATIFKPTQPYKRVVDETFKEFPQPALALLETLLSVNPDDRGTATSALHSEFFSTRPLPCDPSSLPKYPPSKELDARMRDEESRRQGGGNREQRHQERRGTKESRAIPAPEANAELVTSMQKRQSQSSTNRSRSEKFNPHPEEVASGFPIDQPRPSSQAFEPNRESQGNIVLPPHKRASHSGPLTRRSASAKGRRTYQDPQKVSLQQETCRGMTRLPGSFKEVSEEANQEENGRSNKKDPILLGYGSKGHKIHYSGPLVVPSGNMDQVLKDHDRHIQEAVRRARIDKARVRKHQAEEESSQQVSTNHPSSVSSR